TTCCTAACCATACCTATGATCACATAATTCTGTTAGGCAAATACGTCTTTCAACATGATGATTCAATTTGTAGGAAAGGATTTTTGGACTGTTCAGAAGAAAGTGGCGGAGTTGATCAAGGGAAGGATCCTTGTTGGTCATGCCTTGTCCAATGACTTTAAGGTCTGCATTTTAGTGGTTATTCTTTTTTCATTCTCAGTCTGTACTGTGTTAATCCATGACTGTACTTTTACAGGCATTATTATTAAGTCACCCCAAAAAGGATATACGAGATACCTCTGAGTACCAACCATTTCTAAAGTACTGTCTTCTTGCTGCTTTGATATGTAGTTTTACTTTTACATGCCAAATGTTCCTTTAATATGTTCTGACTTGCCATTGGGTTTAAGCAGCTCAAATAGTAGAATAGCATTACGGCACCTCGCTGCGGAACGTCTTGGTGTGAAGATCCAAACAGGAGAGCACTGCCCGGTTAGTCTATCTAGCTTTTTGGTTCTCCCCCCTTAGTTCCTTGCCTTCTTTTATGTAATCACTTGATCAATATAACCATTAGTTTGCTCTGTAAATGGCAATTGCTTCTAGGCTAAAAGCTGCTGTAGGtttaataaattgaaattgaaagtgCCATTAATTTTTGCTTTAGTTTTGTGTCATTTTGGATCTGGTGTTAGTGTGCTTACAACCTAGTTGAATCTGTAAAATTTGGAATCAGAAGTCTAACACTTTTATGTTACTTCAGATACAAGATGCCCGTGCTGCTATGCTGCTTTACCAAAGAAATAGAAAAGAATGGGAGAAGAGCATAAAAGATCAATCTCGGAACAAACAGAAGCAAATGAAACGGAAGCAGAAAAAGAAGCATAAGAATGAAAATGCTTCAGATTCCAACCACTCTGGAATTGAATTGTAGCATTTTCTACCTTTTATACTTCATAAAGTTCTTGTATGGGGTCCTCTCCTTCATTGTATTTCTGAAATTGAATTACAACTTCGGTTAAAAGGAAATGTTTTTGACACTGATACCATAACATCATTTGCACTCTAAAGTATACTTGGCAGGAAAAGGCTCATCTAGTTAGCAAAGTTATAATGTACTCGTCCTTAATTAGGGATGGCTAGttcatctatttatttatattcATCCTATCCATCCACTATTAAGTCTAATTCAATTCAtccaattataaaaataaaacttaatcGATGGGCTTGGATGAAATTTTTTGAAGGGATATTGACATATTGTCCCAAtccataatatttttttaaatccattGGATTAATAAAATGTATATAGATTACTAGATGGTTTTATTTCACATGTTAACTAAGTAACTTTCCAGCCCAAGTGaaacaaaattagaaaaaaGCTAGCTTACTTCTCCGATTCATATAAAATCCTGACACCCTAAAAGCTTATAAATACCAACTTACTTATGAGCCCtagttatgatttttttataaaaccaTGTATTTTTTCATTGGTTTGAGTCGCTAAACGGAATCTGGATTCTTTGGATCCTGTGTGAGTGTGAGGAGAAGAAGTATGTAAGCTGCAGCCATTAGAGAATCGTGCCATGGTCCTCGCTTCTTCGTTCCTATCATTTCCTTCCATGTTGTTCCTATTCGTCTTCCCAAATGTGACACCGCTGCCATTACAAATTGAACACGAATGTAAAGTCCACAACAAGAACCCCACTGCACTGGGCTATGCTGATGACTGTGATGCGTGATTATTACGAATAAATCGACAATGTAAACCTAAAAGTGATAGAAAACTAGGATTGATCCCGCGCTGAAATAAGAGTACTTTGTCGGCTTTCATATTTCCTCActcgtttttattttttatatacgtatatcacctatttaagattttttttttctaatccttGTTACATTctaattcatttttttctaatttgctatgctttgaatcaatataccaaaatcattttaatGTTCCAAAAgtatatacgaaaacataaaatacaaatttttttgagtttatttctaaaccaatcctttaaaactatttgattaaattttttatggCATATCTGGTATCATTTTGAACGTAAGATTATATTCaattttgagtaaaatacactcacccccctcaaggtttgcaagaatgacactccaccccattgttttttaaaatctacactccaccccattttttataaaggcaaaatttagtgacgaaaacaaattcgtcactaataaaaaataattactaattagttaaaatttaaataaattaaatgcatatacactatcatacatcaatttatgaaaataattttactgaattaaatttaaaaaaaccatccactctgcctgttaagtccacgtctcatctatctccaaatcgtacttctcaccacaaacggtcaccaccaaacctttgctccctttaacatgacgacaaccatcccagaatgtgaaaccccatggcaccaccatgcctcaaagttttgttgcgacctgaaccccagaacgtgaatcgcacatccccaaagccacttgttcaactacttgttgtgaacttcacccctttaagttgtgagcgaacactttgttggtttaagatgttgttggattttgttaaaaacggtgctccaccgcatcgttgggttctaataaccttcgatccacttcatatttcttaattttgtttctctattttcttcaccacccatttgtgttgctttttggaaCGGGAGGCAGCAGTGGGGAATTTTCTGCAATGGGCGAAAGCCTGACGGAACAATGTCGCGTGGAGGTAGAGGGCCTACGGGTCGTCAACTTCTTTTCCAGGAGAAGAAGCAATGACGGTATCCGGGGAATAAGCATCAGCTAACTCTGTGCCAGCAGCCGCGGTAAGACAGAGGATGCAAGCGTTATCCAGAtacaatcaaattttaaaaattggtggtataaatatattattttgattaaaattgaattattaccaaatatgaaaacacaagcatgtttcactatgttcgagatatggtttgtcaaccggtcttgtgtgctattgcagaatttgcattgtgaatttacggaggaagaacgcgattgagagaatgaggaggactgtgatgttttcatttttatatttattggattatattgaaaatattttttgaaattattgattaacaatttaaataataactaattattaatgaagaatatttttcgtcactaaatttgcctctatataaaatggggtggggtgtagattttagataagaatggggtggagtgttattctaacaaaacttgaggggggtgagtgtactttactcttcaattttttattatgttatattaaaaataactataattattaaaaaacaaACTTTGTCACCATacatcttaatggtagaaaagtcacaattgacttttattaattattctaatgtcatttaaaaccattaaatatcaaattaatacaatatttatttttcaaaaaaagtcACAGTTAAATTTTGATAATTattctaattttattaataactattaaatgcaatattaatacattaattattttcgaaaatatcgaattatttaatatttaaattactaaaaaaacagaaaatataaatatgacatcatctacctactaattatagtataaGAGACAAAACTTATGAAGAAATGCATAAAAAATTTCTTTGATTATAGTTATAGAAAACTGTATTTAAAAACCGTTTTCAGAAACTGTTTTTCAAGAAAAAACTATTTGAATTAGATGTTTTCCAACactaaaaaaatgttaatatGAAAACTAAAATCTGAAAAAGAAAACATCTTTTAGTTGTTCTGGTATTTgagttttaaaaactaaaattgataattattttttaaaaggcttattagcacttttggtccctcacgtttcaaaaatgtgcaatAGGAGTCCCCAACatttaaaaatagcataatggTACCTCGACGTTTATCTCTGTTAGCAGTTTTGGTCCCCGGATAGTTTTTCGTcaaaaaactaacggtttcaagggcaaaaatgtaattaagccaaaagtaattaattaaaaataaaataaaaacctgAAAATATCCCCTCTTCATCTccctcatcatcctcatcacatTTAActagaaaacccagaaaaagaaatagaaaacaaTAGTCCAAGAGCAGAAGATATCAATTCCACCGCACAACAATTGACCAGCCCGGACATAAGCAAAGCAGAGAGGACGCCTTACTCAGGTGGAAACAAAGCCAGTGTAAACAACAACCCCATACCCACTAAATTCCAGACAACCTGCACACATGTAAACCAGAAAAACTATTCAGCAAACCCAAATCTCCatctcaacaacaatcaaacCCTCCCCTCTTCCATTCGCACCACCACCCTTCGCACCACCACTATCTGCACTTCAAGCTCCTCATCTGCAGAACCACGgagaaacagagagagagagcgagagagagagtaaaggaTTCGCCGCCGTTTGCCTCGATCTCGTCCCTCATATCACTCTCCCAACCCGGATCTAAACCCTTTCATCCCtcacttgatcttcaagagagTGGGAGGTTGGGGTTAGGGTTTTGATGGGGATGAGATTGCAGACGAAGaaacaattgaaaaaaaatggagagaaggaagagagagaccgaagatgaagatgagaaaatgatgaagaagatgatgttttaatttttgaaacgtgaagaagatgatgttgctgtttttttttatgtgtatGATGTTGTTATTTATTAgataatttcttttttgttttgataatGTATTAGATAATTTCTTTaactattaaataatttttatttttattaattacttCTATCAATCTCAAAACCGTTAGTTTTTTGATAGAAAACTGTCcagggaccaaaactgctaaCAAAGATAAATGTCGGGGTAccattatgctatttttaaacgtCGGGGACTCCTATTGCACATTTTTaaaacgtgggggaccaaaagtgctcaTAAGCCTTTTTGAGAGATATgaaaaaaagatagaaaatatGAAAAGTAATATGTGATATGATACCAAATATGAAGAgagataaaattaaaattaagcgGAAATGGAGTGAAAAATTTTGAGAGTAAGACGGACCCGAAGTTTTAAAACGAATAAGGGTCATGGTTATTTACAAGGTCTCAAGTTGGGTGGTTGCCTAGTCTCCCTAGAACCTTGCATGGTTTACGTATATTCTCTATAAACAAATGGATTTTTTAAAACAGATTTTGAAACTGGTTTTTCAATACAAAAAACATTTTTCAAAAACTGTAATCAAACATGCCTAAATACTAATCTATATTTTCCTTATAGGGTTTAATTATAAGAATTGTGAAAATAACCAATCAACATTTTATTGATAGAATAAacctttattaattattattcttGTGTTTATATTtcttacatttttattttttatataaaaattaaataactttCTATGTATAAGAAAATATTCGAATGGAAAGAATAAATACTAATCCATATattttttcctcttgtaacaacaCCCCACCTGATGAGTGACCAATGATGTATAACTCATAACATTTGATACTTTGTTCATTTCCTTTTTGACTAGCTATTTAGAGAGATTTGTTTAAGGGTTAAATATCTGTTTTTAGTTCCTgtaaaataagattgaaatGAATTTGAtccctagaaattttttttattgcttttaACGTTAATGAAATTTGTGATATTGATCCCTGGGTTcattttgtggcggttcaaAAAGCCACTAAAACAGAGAATAAATAAGggttaattgcaactttggtccctgacgtttactaATTCCACAATTTttgtcccccacctaatttaattacacggatggtccctgactttgttGTCCGTCTGCAATGTTGGTCCTGTCGTTTATTTGTTAACTGAGGAGGCTTACGTTgatgtccaattggagagagaaagaaggactgaagagagagggaaacacgtgagttgcacgtgagacctgcaacggtcatcttctaccctcttcctccttaaaaaacAGAGCACCATGAGGAAGATGTTTCGAAACTTGAGATTTAGCGAAaagggaagagataaagaacgaacgagtccctagaggtgaggaagaaggttgaatcagttgctggtctctttctctctccaattcaactttcacatcagctaagtgaccatccacgtaaacctcctccattaacaaacaaacggtaggaccaacgttgcagactgccggcaaagtcagggaccatttgtgtaattaaattaggtgggggactaaaatcgtggaattgataaacgtcagggactaaagttgcaattaagccaataaaTAACTTGTGGCGGTTAAAATCACCGCTAATACTCAAAACTGTCACAAAAAAATACAACAGGAACTAACTTCACCTATTCAATAATGTTGGGACTAAAAGCTATGAAATTCTTTTGGAGGGACCAGATTCAATTAACCCCTGTTTTACacggactaaaaacatatttaattcttttttaatatatatgatCGCTTATAATTTTGAAAGAacattaaatgatttttttaagtgATAACCTTATGAGAAGAATATATAAGgacaattgaaaaataaaataaaaatattattctaaaatttaataatattaattgtaTTTCTTATTATATGTATTATCTAATTTCTACATTGTTCTATAGAAAAATAATGACTGATATAAattccttcttctttttcttcgtCCTAATCTTTGTCATCACTCTCATTCTCGCTCGCAGTCTTCTCTTCCGTATTCCTTCTCATTTTCTTCTATCTAT
This portion of the Lotus japonicus ecotype B-129 chromosome 3, LjGifu_v1.2 genome encodes:
- the LOC130749228 gene encoding uncharacterized protein LOC130749228 isoform X2, which codes for MMNPMILRLILLFLSMMMQDAVAMDCEMVGVGSGNKSALGRVTLVNKWGNVIYDEFVKPIERVVDFRTKISGLRPRDLRKGKDFWTVQKKVAELIKGRILVGHALSNDFKALLLSHPKKDIRDTSEYQPFLNSNSRIALRHLAAERLGVKIQTGEHCPIQDARAAMLLYQRNRKEWEKSIKDQSRNKQKQMKRKQKKKHKNENASDSNHSGIEL
- the LOC130749228 gene encoding uncharacterized protein LOC130749228 isoform X1, producing MKKPKQTQFSPNWAQLQQKLNLNNNGSKTKNSEEDTLKSILGKRKERPDDESNDSQINPLIPVNDDASLTDAVAMDCEMVGVGSGNKSALGRVTLVNKWGNVIYDEFVKPIERVVDFRTKISGLRPRDLRKGKDFWTVQKKVAELIKGRILVGHALSNDFKALLLSHPKKDIRDTSEYQPFLNSNSRIALRHLAAERLGVKIQTGEHCPIQDARAAMLLYQRNRKEWEKSIKDQSRNKQKQMKRKQKKKHKNENASDSNHSGIEL